The sequence GGCGCGCTGCAACTGGTTTTCTATTGGCTCTACTTTCATGCCATTAGGGTCAGCAGCCCATCGCTGGTGATCCTGCTGTGCAACTTCAAGCCGTTGTTCGTCGTCTGCCTGGCAGTTCTGTTGGTTGACGAAGAGTTGAACCGCTGGCAATGGATCGGCATCGTGGCGATGGTAGCCAGCACGATTCCCTTGTTGCTGGGGGACCAGTGGCGATCGTTCGGGCGCGCCATGGGGCTGATCGTGCCCGGCTGCATGTTCTCGGCCACGGTCGCCGTCGGACAAAAGCTGCTGGGGTATTACGCCCGATTTTCCACGATCATCATGTTCATGGCGTTGGGGGCCACGCTGGTTTCCTTGGTGGTATTCTCGCTCACGTTTCGACAATTGAAGTTCGAGCTACCCGACTTGCGTCTGGGCGTGCTCGGGCTGCTGGCAATCAGTTACGGCTTTGACGCTCTGGCCGATTTTCTGACAAAATACGCCATCAGCCTGGGATCGGTCAGCCTGGTCAACGCCTTTGGCACTTCACAGGCGGTTTGGGTCGCCGTCGGCGAACGTGCCTTGCAACAGCGCAGCCCCCGTTGGGCTCGACACTCGGAACCGGTCGATATGAGCCGATACTTTGCCGCCCTGGCATTATCGGTCTTCGGCTTGCTGTGCGGCATTATTTAATGGACCGTCGATAGCGATGGCCGACCAGACGCAACTCGATCATCATTGGCAAGTTCTCGGCGGCTGGGGCCGCTCGCCGGTCGAGACCTGCCGCGTGGTCTCGCCCGCTTCGGGCGAGGCGCTGTCCACGGCAATCCGCTCGGGAGCATGCGCCAGCTACGTGCCACGTGGCTTGGGACGCGCCTATGGCGACAGCGCGCTGAACCGCGATGCCGGCGTGCTCGACTTGCTGGCGCTGCCGCGAATGTTCGAGTTCGACGAGTCGCAAGGCCTGCTGCATTGTGACGGAGCGATTTCGTTCGACACGATCATCGGCGGACTGTTGCCGCGCGGCTGGTTCCTGCCCGTCACGCCGGGTACACGATTCGTCACCGTCGGCGGCGCGCTGGCCGCCGACGTGCATGGCAAAAACCATCATCGCGTCGGGTCAATCGCGCATTTCGTGGCGGGCCTACAACTGCAAATCGCCAGCGGCGAGGTGCTCGACTGCTCGCCCGAGCGACATGCCGAGCTGTTCTGGGCCACGTTGGGGGGGATGGGGCTCACGGGAGTAATCGTCAGCGCCAGCCTGCGGATGCAGCGCGTGCCGAGCGCGTTCTGCCAGGTTCGCTACGAGCGAACGGCCGACTTGGACCAGACGCTTACCCTTTTCGATGCGACGAACAACGATTACGCCTATTCAGTCGCTTGGGTCGATTGCCTTGCCAGGGGCGGCAAACTTGGGCGCTCGGTCGTCATGCTGGCCAACGATGCGGCGATCGGCGATTTGCCCGGCCGGTTTCGGCACGAGCCGCATGCCTGGTCGCCGCGCCGCGAGTTTGATTTGCCGTGGAATCTGCCTGCGCTGGCGCTCAATCGCTGGACGGTTCGTGCGTTCAATGCGCTCTACTATTTGCGACATCGACCGCGTCATATCGTCGCACCCTATGCCTCGTTCTTCTATCCGCTCGATCGCGTGCGACACTGGAATCGTGCCTATGGCCGCCGCGGGTTTGTCCAATACCAGGCGCTGTTCCCGCCCGAGACGTCCCGCCAGGGGCTAAGCGAGCTACTCGGAAAGCTTGCCCACACGGGTCGCGCACCATTCCTAGCCGTGCTCAAACGATCGGGTCCGGCGTCGCCGGGGCCGCTGTCGTATATGTACCCTGGCCATACGCTGGCCCTCGATTTGGCCGATACTGGCAACGATTTACGACAACTGACGCGCGAACTCGATCGCATCTTGCTCCGTCACGGCGGTCGCTTGTACCTGGCCAAGGACGCGCTGACCGACGCCGCGACGTTCCGGGCCATGTACCCACGGTTGGCCGAGTTCCAAGCGATCAAGCGGCAAGTTGACCCTCATCAACGGTTCAGCTCTTCGCAAGCGCGGCGCGTGGGAATCGTTTGAGTGGCATTACCAGTTCGGCGCCAAACGATTCCGAACGGCCGGACTAACGCTTGATGTCCGACCGTTCGTGACGCTGCGCAACCTGGCCGATTTTTTCTTGCATTGCCCAGCAAACACTTTTAGAGTTGAGCCTCGTTGCGGGCAGCAATGGCAGGGCAGCTTCAGGCAGGGCAAATCACGGGCAGCTTTTCACCGATCTCCGAGCGGCATGTTCTTTGACGAGCCAACGCTCGTCGCCAGGTTTTCGTTCGTTGCCGTTCACTCCTGCTGGCGGTCTTGACGTGCCACATCGCAGCCGCGCTACCCGAGCGCGATCGCACGAATTCCAGGCGTTTTGCGCGATTTCCTTTGGCGTCCGACAGCAAGGAGACTCTATGCGAAGGTTAATTTTCACGGCGGCCGCGCTTTGGCTGGCCGCACAATCAGGTTGGGCCGACGAGCCCCGTTCCGAGCGCGCCAGACTTGCCGACTTCTTACGCACGCACTTGCAGGACAGGGCCTTTATCACGCACGGCGACGTAATCGTTCGGCAAGAGAACCGGGAAATGCAGTTGGAACAGGTGACCACTTTTTCCAACGTGCGCCTGACCGAGCGCGGGCTGACGTTCGACATCACCACCAAGAGCACCCGCACGCACCGCGTCATTCCATCAAGCGACAGCCACAAGCCGTCGACGCCGGCCGACAACCAGGAACGCAGCGTCTCGCGCACGCTGGTGCGGCGCGTTGAGCTGGCCGAGCAGAAGCACACCGGCCACCTCGTGGGCTTTGCGCGGCACGTCAAGGATTCGCAAGGCGATCCAACCGGGGCGGTCTCGGCCGTGTTCGTCGAACATTCGAGCGATCCGCACACCGCCGTGCTCGATTTCTCGGACGCCGTGTACCACGAAGCGCCGGGTGGCGAGCCGATCAGCGAGGACGAGACCATCTCGCTGCGCCGCCACGGCGACGGGACGTTGGAACTGCACCAGAACTATCAGTTTTTCTCGGTCGATCCGGCTGCTCTGCAACGCTCGCACATCGACCGCAAACTGGTCGGGTTCCTGGAAGTCGTCAGCTACGAAAAAAACCGCTAACCACGTGAGCTCATCATGAGACTTCGTCCTTTCATATCGATCCTGGCCATTTACCTGACCTTGTTCAACCTGATGCCCGTCGCCGCCTTTGGCGCTAAGACGGGGGGCAGCTCGCGCGGCGGCGGTGGAGGTGGCGGTGGCTATCATGGCGGAGGCGGTGGGGCCGTTCATACCGGCGGCATGTCGTCGCGCCCCGCATACTCGGGCAACTCGTCGCATCTGTCGAGCGGCGGCGCATCTCGCGTCAGCTCGCCGTCGTATTCCAACCACAATTACACGTCGCACTCGACCAGCAGTCTGCACAGCTCGAGCGGCAGCGGCTTTCACCCCTCGTCCAATGGCTTTTCCTCGTCGTCAATGAATACGGGGCACTCGAACTCGGGAACCAGCGTCAGCGGATTGCACCATACGCCGGTTACTGGCAGCTCAGGTACTAATCAATTCTCGCACACGGGGACTTTTGGCAACTCAGGTTTGAACTCTGCTTCGCATGTGTCCGGACTGCATGGGAGTGCCACTGGCACTCATAATCCCGGGCTTGGCAGCACAAGTCATACTGGCACCGGTTCACACTCGAGCACTGGTCTGCACGGCAGCAGTCATACCGCGACAAGCTCGCACTCGAACACGGGGCTGCCAGGTATGAACAATTCAAACTCGCACGTGGGTAGCATGCATGGCACCAGCCACACCGGTACGGGATCGCACACCACCACCGGTTCGCACAATAGCTTTGGGCTGCACGGCGGGAACAACGCCGGCCTGGTGGCCAATGGCACTCACCACCACACCTTCACCGGTTCGCATGCCGGCGCCGGTGGCCAGCACCGGACGCCAACCACGGTCAATCACAGCGGAACCGGCAGCCTTACCATGGCCGGCAACCGAACCGGGCACCCATCCACCGTCGGAACGTGGCATGGCCATACCCGGGCGCAACTTCTCGATCGAATGACCGGTTGCACGGGCACGTATTGCAAGAATCGCGGCTGTGCCCCTTGCACCGGAAGCTGGTGGGGATCGCATGGCTGCCATAACTGGTGGGGGAACTACAATCCCTGGTTTGTTTGGGGGACGGTTGGCGCCGTTGGCTTGGCTTCGTGGGTCGGCGCCGGCTGGTACAACTCGGGCACCTACGTCGACCCGGTTCCCTATTACGTGGGGACGACCGTCGTTGGCAATTCTTATGTCGAAGGATTGGCCGATGTCCAACCGCTGGTTGAAAACGGCCAGAACATTTCGCTGACGGATGATGAGAAGTGGCAGCCGTTGGGCGTCTACGGACTGATTCCACCCGACAGCGAAGACGTGGTGTACATGTTACAGTTGGCCTCGACGCGCTACGGCATCCTCCGCGGCACGATCATCGAGATCGCGTCGGACCAAGCAGAGCAAGTCAACGGCTCGATCGACATGTCGACGCTGCGATTGGCTTTCGCCCCCGAGGGAGATGATTCGCTGCAGTTTGAAAGCTCGGTGCCCAACCTGAGCCAGTCGACGTCGCTGGTCAATGTCTATGACCCGGTCGCCAAGAGCGCCACCGCGTGGCAGTTGGTGCGACAGGAAGCCCCGCCGACCGATTTGGTCGCACAGCAATAGCAAGCGGCGCACCAAGACGAACTGTGCCATTCCCGCCACCTCGCCCCTCACGGGGGGCGAGGTGGCTTTGTTTTGTCATGGACTGCGCCGGCAGATTACAAATCGCGCTGCTCGTTTTGCCACCAGGATGATTCTGAACTAGGGTTTCAATGGCGAAGTTGACGAGCTCGCCGCGACATTATCTTTAGTTCGCTCATCTTTTCTACGTCGTTCTCTGGCCGGTTCCGGCCCTTGCCGCCTCTCGGCCGTTGTTCCCGATCACCTTCTTCTCTTGAGGAGACTCTGGCCCGCTGCCTCTACGTCCTCCGACAAGGGCAAACCGGTCGCAAGGCCGGGACGCAAAGCCATAGGGCCGGGGCGGTCAACCATCGCCACGGCAGCCTGGTTACCGAAGGGATGTAGCTCGATGGGTCGCTCGCGTGGGGCGGGGCGGCCACCCTTCATCCGAGGAAGTGCGTTGAGGCAATTGATTTCAACCTTGCCATCGCCACCGCCCGCGCCGGGCTAGAGAAGCATTGTTCGCGCGGCCGTCGACGAGCGCACATTGCTGGCCTTGCGGCCCAGCGCGACGGGTTCGTCGTCTGGCTCCCGCGGCGCCAGAAAGGATGAACCCATGAGTCGTGTCGCTGCCCAACTGCGCAAGTTTCTTGGTTCGGAGGACGGCCCCACCGCCGTCGAGTACGCGGTGATGCTGGCCTTGATCGTCGTGGTCTGTTTGACGGCGATCCAAACCGTCGGCACGAACGCCAACGCGGTGTTCCAGAATGTGGCCTCGCAACTGCAATCGGCGTCAAGCTAGAACACCACACTTTACGCCAGGCTCGGCAAACCGCTCGCGCACCGGCCCGCCGACCGGCGGTGTGCGCCGCCGCCGGCACGGCCAGGTTCTCGTGCCAGCACCGCGCTGCAAATTACATTTTATTCATTCCGCCGAGAGACATTCTGATTCCCAAAGGCGGCTCGGCCATCATTACGTTCATTGGTTACGTCTTGCTGCTGGTGTTGCCCGGCAACTCCAACGCCAAGCCCAAGTCCCAGCAGGGGACGCCGGCACCGACGGTCGCCGTCGAAAGCCCCAGCGCCGGGTTACCGGCTGCCGATTAGCGAAGCCCTGAGGGTTGAAAGTTAACATTTCGAGCGGCGACACCGCCAGCGACGAAAAGAGCGCTAGGCGGTGATCGGCGCGGCCGCGCAAGTGCTAGCATGCGATCGCATTGGTAAGGATACCACCGAGTGGCCGTTGAGTTGCTCGGGGCACTGCCTAGGGCACATGTCATGATGACTCTTCGACGCATTCCGTTGCTGCTGCTGGTCATCGCCGGCTGGCACGCTGCGTGGTCATCGGCTGCCTGGGGCGCTGAGTCGCGCGGCGACTTGCTGGCTGACGACGACGTGCCGACGCTCAGCGAACCGAGCGCCCTGCCGCGCCGCGTGCAGGTGCAGCCCGCCAATCAACCCGGCCGTATCTTCAGCGATCAGCCGGTGCTGGGCGATCTGGAATGGTCGACCGCTGGCCGCGAGACGGCGCCCGGGCGCGAAGAGTACCCGCACATCTACTCGACCGACGTCTGGAACCCGAACCGGTTCTGGTACACCAATCGTCCCAATATCCTCAACATGCCGGTCGACAAGGATTGGGACGCGATGAAGATCATCAACACCGACCGCCCCGACTTTACGGACGTGGCCACTGTGGTCGGCACCGGCGTGGTGCAATCGGAAAACGGCTGGACCTATCGCTATCACGTCGACCCCAGCACGACCTACGCGCGGAACACGCTGCCCGAGTCGCTGTTGCGTGTTGGCGTCAGCGATCGGCTTGAGCTGCGCATCAAGACCGACCTCGGCTATACGAACACCCGTTACTCGGACGCCGCGACGGGCCAATCGCAGTACGTCGAAGGGATGTCCGACACGACGCTGGGCATCAAGTACATCGTCAAGAACCAGGACAACTGGGTTCCCCTCCAAACGCTGATCCTCCGCACCGACGTGCCGACCGGCTCGCCGGCTTACACGGCTAACACGCTGCAGCCGGGCGTGACGTACATCTACAACTGGCAAGTCCGCAAATGGTGGTTCATCCGTGGCAGCACCGGCTGCGACTGGCTGACCTCGGCCAACCCGGTGTTCGGCGATCCGGGGCAGGGGGTCATCAGTTACTCGCGCACGTACAACGTGCAAGGCTTTCAGTCGATCTCGTCGTACTTTCAGATTGCGCCGCGGCTGGGCATGTATGTCGAGTGGTTCGCGCTGTTCCACAGCGGTCTGACCGACAACCGGCCCGACCATTACCACAACTACGGCCTGTACTACTACATCACACCCAATCTGCAGCTCGACGCCCGCATTGGCTGGCGATTCCCGAGCGACGTGCAGGAATACTTCACCGGGGCGGGCATTTCGTACCGCACCGGCGGGATTAAAAAGAAGCGGTAGCGCTCGCGGGCTGAACTGGCTGCGACGGCTCGGACGAGACCGTCCGAGCGAAGAGAAAGTACACCCCACAGGGTTCGAACCTGTAACC comes from Planctomycetota bacterium and encodes:
- a CDS encoding DMT family transporter, which gives rise to MDLAQDSLWWVVPALLAPLLWASTNLADRSLMDRDYLSPLAMLLPTGLILAIPGWLALAATGLHWPGWQIAAAAMGLGALQLVFYWLYFHAIRVSSPSLVILLCNFKPLFVVCLAVLLVDEELNRWQWIGIVAMVASTIPLLLGDQWRSFGRAMGLIVPGCMFSATVAVGQKLLGYYARFSTIIMFMALGATLVSLVVFSLTFRQLKFELPDLRLGVLGLLAISYGFDALADFLTKYAISLGSVSLVNAFGTSQAVWVAVGERALQQRSPRWARHSEPVDMSRYFAALALSVFGLLCGII
- a CDS encoding FAD-binding oxidoreductase, which encodes MADQTQLDHHWQVLGGWGRSPVETCRVVSPASGEALSTAIRSGACASYVPRGLGRAYGDSALNRDAGVLDLLALPRMFEFDESQGLLHCDGAISFDTIIGGLLPRGWFLPVTPGTRFVTVGGALAADVHGKNHHRVGSIAHFVAGLQLQIASGEVLDCSPERHAELFWATLGGMGLTGVIVSASLRMQRVPSAFCQVRYERTADLDQTLTLFDATNNDYAYSVAWVDCLARGGKLGRSVVMLANDAAIGDLPGRFRHEPHAWSPRREFDLPWNLPALALNRWTVRAFNALYYLRHRPRHIVAPYASFFYPLDRVRHWNRAYGRRGFVQYQALFPPETSRQGLSELLGKLAHTGRAPFLAVLKRSGPASPGPLSYMYPGHTLALDLADTGNDLRQLTRELDRILLRHGGRLYLAKDALTDAATFRAMYPRLAEFQAIKRQVDPHQRFSSSQARRVGIV
- a CDS encoding Flp family type IVb pilin — translated: MSRVAAQLRKFLGSEDGPTAVEYAVMLALIVVVCLTAIQTVGTNANAVFQNVASQLQSASS
- a CDS encoding transporter, which encodes MMTLRRIPLLLLVIAGWHAAWSSAAWGAESRGDLLADDDVPTLSEPSALPRRVQVQPANQPGRIFSDQPVLGDLEWSTAGRETAPGREEYPHIYSTDVWNPNRFWYTNRPNILNMPVDKDWDAMKIINTDRPDFTDVATVVGTGVVQSENGWTYRYHVDPSTTYARNTLPESLLRVGVSDRLELRIKTDLGYTNTRYSDAATGQSQYVEGMSDTTLGIKYIVKNQDNWVPLQTLILRTDVPTGSPAYTANTLQPGVTYIYNWQVRKWWFIRGSTGCDWLTSANPVFGDPGQGVISYSRTYNVQGFQSISSYFQIAPRLGMYVEWFALFHSGLTDNRPDHYHNYGLYYYITPNLQLDARIGWRFPSDVQEYFTGAGISYRTGGIKKKR